GTCGGCGAGGGTCGGTGCGTCCTCGGCGAGGAAGCTCCTGTTGGCCAGATACGGGTCGAGCACCGTGTAGAGCTGGGTGGCGATCGCCTTCGCGCGCTCGGCGTCGAGCTTCGTGCCGAACACGGCGACCAGGCGCGCCGCCGCGGGACCCGACGCGAGCGGCCCGGCCGCAACCGAGAGCCATTGCTGCACCCGCGCGGCCGCGACCGGCTCTCGCGGAAGCCAACGCCCCGAGGGGTCGTACCGTGTCGCGAGATAGACGAGGATGGCGTTGCTGTCGGCCAGCGTCACCTCCCCGTCCTCGAGCACCGGCACCTGGCCGAACGGGTTCCTTTCCAGGAACCCGGGGGTCTTGTGCTCCCCCTTGGCGAGATCGACGTCGATGAGCTCCGACGGGAGCTTCAGCAGGGACAGGAACAGCTCGACCCGGTGCGAATGGCCGGACAGTGCGTGGCGATGGAGACGGAGGGGACGGACGGGGACGGTCATGGGCGATGAGCCTCGCTTTCGATGGGCAAGATGCTCGTTGCCGCCCGCGAACGGAATGCGCGTTCTTGACAATGCACCGTTCCACGTCGCGGAATGATGGTGTGGACCGGCTCGAGACCCTGCGCGTGTTCGTCGCGGTGGCGGAAGAAGAAGGCTTCGCGCCCGCGGCCCGGCGCCTCGCGATGTCGCCGCCAGCCGTGACGAGGGCCATCGCCGCGCTAGAGGAGCGGATTGGCACCCGCCTGCTTCATCGCACGACGCGCATCGTGCGCCTGACGGAGGCAGGCAGCCGGTTCTTCACGGACTGCAAGCGCATCCTCGGGGAACTCGAGGAGGCCGAGGCGTCGGCAGCGGGCTCCCATACCGAGCCACGCGGGCAACTCGGGGTGACAGCATCCATGATGTTCGGGCGGATGTTCGTCGCGCCCATCCTCCTCGACTTCCTGGCCCGCCATCCGCACGTCACGGCGAGAACGCTGCTCGTCGATCGCGTCGTGGACCTCGTGGATGAGGGGCTCGATGTCGCCGTGCGGATCGCTCATCTACCGGATTCGTCGTTGAGCGCGGTCCGGGTGGGTTCGGTGCGGCGGGTGGTCTGCGCATCCCCCCGGTATCTGGCCGAGCACGGCGTCCCACGCACTCCGGCCGAGCTGTCGCGTTTCGACGCGCTCACGTTCTCGTCCACCGCCTCACAGCAGCCCTGGTCGTTCGCGTCGGGGACGAGGGTCCAGACGGTCAGCCCACCCACGCAACTGATCGTCAACACCGCCGAGGTCGCGATCGCGGCAGCGGTTGCCGGGCGAGGGGTGACCCGGGTGCTCTCCTATCAGATCGCCCCGGAGC
The Archangium lipolyticum genome window above contains:
- a CDS encoding glutathione S-transferase family protein, which codes for MTVPVRPLRLHRHALSGHSHRVELFLSLLKLPSELIDVDLAKGEHKTPGFLERNPFGQVPVLEDGEVTLADSNAILVYLATRYDPSGRWLPREPVAAARVQQWLSVAAGPLASGPAAARLVAVFGTKLDAERAKAIATQLYTVLDPYLANRSFLAEDAPTLADVALYSYTAHAPEGGVSLEPYGNVRAWLARIEALPGFVPMRRTPTQFAA
- a CDS encoding LysR family transcriptional regulator, whose translation is MDRLETLRVFVAVAEEEGFAPAARRLAMSPPAVTRAIAALEERIGTRLLHRTTRIVRLTEAGSRFFTDCKRILGELEEAEASAAGSHTEPRGQLGVTASMMFGRMFVAPILLDFLARHPHVTARTLLVDRVVDLVDEGLDVAVRIAHLPDSSLSAVRVGSVRRVVCASPRYLAEHGVPRTPAELSRFDALTFSSTASQQPWSFASGTRVQTVSPPTQLIVNTAEVAIAAAVAGRGVTRVLSYQIAPELLSGKLQIVLADFEPPPIPIHVVYLEGRRAHARVRSFVDFAVDRLRSEKSLKG